Proteins encoded in a region of the Oncorhynchus keta strain PuntledgeMale-10-30-2019 chromosome 3, Oket_V2, whole genome shotgun sequence genome:
- the irf3 gene encoding interferon regulatory factor 3, with amino-acid sequence MSQSKPLLIPWLREQINSGRYPGVTWTNQEQTEFCIPWKHALRQDSCSDDVLIFKAWAEVSNGRVQGDHSIWKRNFRSALRAKGFKMLLDNKNDAANPNKLFQWPDEAPTGGSQHPEHDPIQDPSPLRESHGLPCFNDLYLVAEETVYTAEGISATINQDILQKCLQGLNIEHTEAILGYEFPVEELQYPMEGTIGGHVLPGQPVVMEDTVLPPQPVYPMDGAVGGAHEQQVVEQLTNELSRTMVGEHFKTHFRVSVYYRGVKMLEQLVENEAGFRLVYRPELTQPLLDPDSGLNLVSLPSPPPVQDETQAKLTQDILALLGEGLEVGASGSIIYGLRKGEIKAFWSLDKFDNSRRPRGVSKCPEPLYQAKDFYGGLLKFINNEGKCPPFSLFFCLGEKWPDPDNRPWEKKLVMVEVVLTALELLKSMAVEGGASSLQSVELQLSLQESLQEMMDLC; translated from the exons ATGTCTCAATCCAAACCGCTCCTCATCCCTTGGCTGCGCGAACAGATAAATAGTGGCCGGTATCCCGGGGTTACCTGGACCAATCAGGAGCAAACAGAGTTCTGCATCCCTTGGAAACATGCTTTGAGGCAGGATTCCTGCAGCGATGATGTACTTATTTTCAAG GCGTGGGCTGAGGTTAGCAATGGTAGGGTTCAAGGCGACCACTCCATTTGGAAGAGAAACTTCCGTTCTGCCCTCCGAGCCAAGGGGTTCAAAATGCTCCTTGACAACAAAAATGATGCAGCAAACCCCAACAAACTGTTCCAGTGGCCAGATGAGGCACCCACAGGAG GATCTCAGCACCCAGAACATGATCCGATTCAAGATCCCAGTCCATTACGAGAA AGTCATGGTCTACCATGTTTTAATGACCTTTACCTTGTAGCAGAAGAAACTGTATACACAG CGGAGGGGATCTCAGCCACTATCAACCAGGATATACTTCAGAAATGTCTGCAAGGGTTGAACATTGAACACACAG AAGCTATTCTAGGTTATGAATTCCCTGTCGAGGAACTGCAATATCCAATGGAGGGCACGATTGGAGGGCATGTTTTGCCAGGGCAACCGGTTGtaatggaggatactgtgttgcCCCCGCAACCGGTGTATCCAATGGATGGAGCTGTCGGTGGTGCCCATGAACAGCAGGTGGTGGAGCAGTTAACAAATGAATTGTCCAGAACCATGGTGGGCGAACATTTTA AAACTCACTTCAGGGTTTCTGTGTACTACCGGGGAGTGAAGATGCTTGAGCAGCTGGTTGAGAACGAGGCAGGGTTCAGATTAGTCTACAG ACCTGAACTTACACAACCGCTTCTGGACCCAGATTCTGGCCTGAATCTGGTCTCTCTGCCCAGTCCACCGCCTGTCCAGGACGAAACTCAGGCCAAACTGACCCAAGATATCCTGGCTCTCCTGGGAGAGGGCCTGGAGGTGGGTGCCTCCGGGTCTATCATCTACGGACTCCGTAAGGGTGAAATTAAGGCCTTCTGGAGCCTTGACAAGTTTGACAATAGCAGGAGGCCCCGGGGAGTGTCCAAATGCCCGGAACCACTATATCAGGCCAAGGACTTCTATGGAG GGCTGTTGAAGTTCATAAACAATGAAGGAAAATGTCCTCCCTTTTCTCTATTCTTCTGTCTGGGAGAGAAGTGGCCAGacccggacaacagaccctggGAGAAGAAACTGGTCATGGTCGAG GTGGTGTTAACCGCTCTGGAGCTATTGAAGTCAATGGCGGTGGAAGGTGGTGCCTCCTCTCTGCAGTCTGTGGAACTGCAGCTGTCCTTGCAGGAGTCCCTGCAGGAGATGATGGACTTGTGCTAA